From one Eisenibacter elegans DSM 3317 genomic stretch:
- a CDS encoding ATP-binding protein — protein MEDIFFVQPDWQLFMNINTLPQQAGVPKYLLPKLVAKELIDNALDIDPKVSIEQSSDADFNNTLVIRNGGRGFPGTDEEIADLFSVRRPLTSSKRLRLPSRGALGNGLRVVTATIYCLQGQLWVATAGRKLQLIPQDDGSTQAVYVGPYEGEGTEITLTIPEDIFGQNAPEWAQLAIQLNQGKQYEGKTHPHWYDSDSFYNLLLATPEAIDLQRFLAYLEGGTGLRKTLPPHQLQKAVAAHSRQEAEALLTLLREAAKPFNPKKLGDVGEMADFEVHHFSSGTFELSPQKGAHTAQIPFVLECFARLDGAGQTQFFVNKTPIIGDVGLSYQGKKALLFGCGLQAYLTLPKLKSEPTVWVNILTPYMPIVSNGKEPDFSALAVPIEEAISKVWQKLSKHLRQQQPTQGLDTAGGDKLPTQKEIVRQHLYEGIAKASGEGQYRYSLRQLYYVLRPFVMQATGRELKYANFNTIITDYEHETGQDLPGVYRDERGTLLHPHTHEEIRLGTKSVEKYHRPRFAFNKILYSEKEGFFEILKEAGFCERHDCALLTSKGFASRAARDVIDLLAETEEELQFFCIHDADLSGTLIYQALQGATKARPERKVRIINLGLEPWEGLQMGLEVETLERTSRKQAAAYISDHPDQQDILPPYQLDKRFSESTWHDWLTNYRIELNAMDTPTFVDWLEQKISPYNQGKVVPHQAYLQDQAQTLAQAQLKAQLYDELLRSLRIEEQVEHLLQEQLPQLQQNLSKADFEKQVRQDLSQTPQQSWEQAFRKHLQRLLNRDV, from the coding sequence ATGGAAGATATTTTCTTTGTTCAGCCAGATTGGCAACTGTTTATGAATATCAACACCCTGCCCCAACAGGCGGGTGTTCCCAAATATTTATTACCAAAGCTTGTTGCCAAAGAGTTGATAGACAATGCTTTAGATATTGACCCTAAGGTAAGTATCGAGCAGTCATCAGATGCTGATTTCAACAACACGCTCGTCATCCGCAATGGAGGGCGCGGCTTTCCGGGTACTGACGAGGAAATCGCCGACCTCTTTTCGGTGCGTCGCCCGCTGACCAGCTCCAAGCGCCTACGCCTGCCCTCGCGGGGGGCTTTGGGCAATGGCCTCAGGGTGGTAACTGCGACTATTTATTGCCTCCAAGGTCAACTATGGGTTGCTACGGCGGGGCGAAAGCTCCAGCTCATCCCCCAAGACGACGGCAGTACGCAGGCTGTCTATGTTGGGCCTTATGAGGGCGAAGGCACAGAAATTACCCTCACCATCCCTGAGGATATTTTTGGGCAAAACGCACCCGAATGGGCACAACTGGCTATTCAACTCAACCAAGGGAAACAATACGAAGGCAAAACACATCCCCATTGGTACGACTCCGACAGCTTTTATAACCTCTTGCTCGCTACTCCTGAAGCCATTGACTTACAGCGCTTCTTGGCTTATCTGGAGGGGGGAACTGGTTTGCGCAAAACCCTGCCTCCCCACCAACTCCAAAAAGCGGTTGCTGCCCACAGTCGCCAAGAGGCCGAAGCCCTCCTCACGCTCCTGCGGGAGGCAGCCAAGCCATTTAACCCCAAAAAACTAGGGGATGTAGGCGAGATGGCCGATTTTGAAGTCCATCATTTCAGCAGTGGAACTTTTGAACTCAGCCCCCAGAAAGGGGCTCATACTGCGCAAATTCCCTTTGTGTTGGAATGTTTTGCCCGTTTGGATGGGGCAGGCCAAACACAGTTTTTTGTCAACAAAACCCCCATCATCGGAGATGTGGGGCTGAGCTATCAGGGCAAAAAAGCCCTCTTGTTTGGGTGTGGCCTACAGGCATACCTCACCCTGCCCAAGCTCAAAAGCGAGCCTACGGTATGGGTCAATATCCTGACTCCCTATATGCCTATCGTGAGCAATGGCAAGGAGCCAGACTTTTCGGCCTTGGCCGTGCCTATCGAAGAAGCCATTAGCAAGGTGTGGCAAAAGCTGAGTAAGCACCTCCGCCAGCAACAACCCACACAAGGACTCGATACCGCAGGTGGCGACAAGCTGCCCACGCAAAAAGAGATTGTACGGCAACATCTGTATGAAGGCATCGCCAAGGCTTCGGGCGAGGGGCAATACCGCTACTCTCTTCGGCAGCTCTACTATGTGTTGCGCCCCTTTGTGATGCAGGCCACCGGAAGGGAGTTGAAGTATGCCAACTTCAATACCATCATCACCGACTATGAGCACGAAACCGGCCAAGATCTACCCGGCGTATACCGCGACGAGCGCGGCACGCTCCTACACCCCCACACTCACGAAGAAATACGCCTCGGAACTAAGAGTGTCGAAAAATACCATCGCCCGCGATTTGCCTTCAACAAAATTCTCTACTCCGAAAAAGAAGGATTTTTTGAAATCCTGAAAGAGGCTGGTTTTTGCGAGCGCCACGACTGTGCCCTGCTTACCTCCAAAGGATTTGCCAGCAGGGCTGCCCGAGACGTAATCGACCTCTTGGCCGAAACGGAGGAGGAGCTGCAGTTTTTTTGTATTCACGATGCCGACCTATCGGGAACACTCATCTACCAAGCCCTCCAAGGTGCTACCAAGGCGCGCCCCGAGCGCAAAGTCCGCATCATCAACCTTGGCTTGGAGCCTTGGGAAGGACTACAAATGGGGCTAGAGGTGGAGACACTCGAACGTACCTCGCGAAAGCAGGCAGCAGCCTACATCTCTGACCATCCTGACCAACAAGACATTCTGCCTCCTTACCAACTCGACAAGCGCTTTTCGGAAAGCACTTGGCACGACTGGCTGACCAACTACCGTATCGAGCTGAACGCCATGGATACCCCGACTTTTGTGGATTGGCTGGAGCAAAAAATCAGCCCTTATAACCAAGGCAAGGTCGTACCGCATCAAGCGTATCTCCAAGACCAAGCCCAGACGCTTGCCCAAGCCCAACTCAAAGCCCAGCTCTATGACGAACTGTTGCGCAGCCTCCGCATCGAAGAGCAGGTAGAGCACCTCTTGCAAGAACAGCTTCCCCAGCTACAACAAAACTTATCTAAAGCTGATTTTGAGAAACAAGTCCGTCAAGACCTATCCCAAACCCCGCAGCAAAGTTGGGAGCAGGCCTTCCGCAAGCATCTCCAAAGGCTACTCAACCGAGATGTGTAA
- the metG gene encoding methionine--tRNA ligase: protein MPQRHTITAALLYANGPVHIGHLAGVYIPADIYARYLRLKGEEVLFVSGSDEHGVPITIRAEAEGITPQQVVDKYHQQIKTSFEELGISFDIYARTSSPVHHQTSSDFFKTLYDQGAFVEKEEEQYFDPEKERFLADRYIVGTCPNCGYEHAYGDQCERCGTSLSPKELGNPRSMLSGATPKLKPSKQWYLPLDKYQQEWIDTWIDEKAKQWKPNVYGQCKSWLNAGLQPRAMTRDLDWGVPVPLPNAEGKVLYVWFDAPIGYISATKEYFIEKARAEGKPDDAYATAWKPYWQHNDTALTHFIGKDNIVFHCIIFPAMLKAHGGYILPTQVPANEFMNLEGDKISTSRNWAVWLHEYLRDFPNKQDVLRYTLAANMPETKDNDFTWKDFQSKNNSELVAILGNFVNRAVVLTHKYFEGKVPPCHQLEAADQALIAELQAAPERIGQAIEAYRFREALSLLMDVARAGNKYFQDTAPWVLYKQDPEGNRTRIETILHIGLQLCANLAALAEPFLPFTAAKLREMLNAPQWSQANPQWQELGNIDLLLVGAPLAEASLLFEKIEDEAIQVQVDRLEGIKQARSLETAQAPSLAPLQAEIVFDDFAKIDLRVGTIVAAEKVKKTKKLLQLTVDTGIDQRTVVSGIAEHYSPEEVIGQQVCLVANLAPRELKGIPSQGMILMAEDAEGKLVFVSPQRLVNNGAGVK, encoded by the coding sequence ATGCCCCAACGCCATACCATCACCGCAGCCTTGCTTTATGCCAATGGCCCTGTACACATCGGGCACTTGGCCGGTGTGTATATTCCTGCCGATATTTATGCCCGCTACCTACGCCTCAAAGGCGAAGAAGTACTCTTCGTCAGTGGCTCAGATGAGCACGGCGTGCCCATCACCATCCGCGCAGAGGCCGAAGGCATCACCCCCCAACAAGTAGTAGACAAATACCACCAGCAAATCAAAACCTCGTTTGAGGAGCTGGGTATTTCTTTCGATATTTATGCACGCACTTCCTCTCCGGTGCATCATCAAACATCCTCTGACTTTTTTAAGACTCTGTATGACCAAGGCGCTTTTGTCGAAAAAGAAGAAGAGCAATACTTTGACCCCGAAAAAGAGCGCTTTCTCGCCGACCGTTACATTGTAGGTACTTGCCCCAACTGTGGCTATGAGCACGCCTACGGCGACCAGTGCGAGCGCTGTGGTACTTCGCTCAGCCCCAAGGAGCTAGGCAACCCCCGCTCTATGCTCAGTGGCGCTACCCCAAAGCTCAAGCCCTCCAAGCAGTGGTATCTCCCCCTCGACAAGTACCAACAAGAGTGGATAGATACTTGGATAGACGAAAAAGCCAAACAGTGGAAACCTAACGTCTACGGGCAGTGTAAATCTTGGCTCAACGCCGGGCTACAACCTCGCGCCATGACCCGCGACCTCGACTGGGGCGTACCCGTGCCCCTCCCCAATGCCGAAGGCAAGGTGCTCTATGTGTGGTTTGATGCCCCAATTGGCTATATCTCTGCCACCAAAGAATACTTTATCGAAAAAGCCCGCGCCGAAGGAAAGCCTGACGATGCCTATGCAACGGCTTGGAAACCTTATTGGCAACACAACGATACCGCCCTCACACACTTTATTGGCAAGGACAATATCGTGTTTCACTGTATCATTTTCCCTGCAATGCTCAAAGCACACGGAGGCTATATTTTGCCGACCCAAGTGCCGGCCAATGAGTTTATGAACCTAGAGGGGGACAAAATATCGACCTCGCGCAACTGGGCTGTGTGGCTGCACGAGTACCTACGCGATTTCCCCAACAAGCAAGATGTGCTGCGCTATACCCTCGCTGCCAATATGCCCGAAACCAAGGACAATGACTTTACTTGGAAAGACTTTCAGTCCAAAAACAACAGCGAGCTTGTCGCAATCTTGGGTAATTTTGTGAATCGTGCTGTCGTGCTGACACATAAGTACTTCGAGGGTAAAGTACCGCCTTGCCATCAGCTCGAAGCTGCCGATCAAGCCCTCATAGCTGAGCTACAAGCCGCCCCTGAGCGCATCGGTCAGGCCATTGAGGCTTACCGCTTCCGAGAGGCGCTCAGCCTGTTGATGGATGTGGCGCGTGCAGGCAACAAATACTTCCAAGATACAGCTCCTTGGGTGCTTTACAAACAAGACCCCGAAGGCAACCGCACCCGTATCGAAACCATCCTACACATCGGGCTACAGCTTTGCGCCAACTTGGCTGCACTGGCCGAGCCGTTCTTGCCTTTTACAGCCGCCAAATTGCGCGAGATGCTCAACGCCCCACAGTGGAGTCAGGCCAACCCTCAGTGGCAAGAACTAGGCAATATCGACTTGCTGTTGGTAGGTGCTCCTTTGGCAGAAGCGAGTTTGTTGTTCGAAAAAATAGAAGACGAGGCCATCCAAGTTCAAGTAGACCGCCTAGAGGGGATTAAACAAGCCCGCAGCTTAGAAACGGCTCAAGCGCCCAGCCTAGCCCCCCTACAGGCCGAAATCGTGTTTGATGATTTTGCCAAGATAGACTTACGTGTAGGGACTATCGTTGCCGCCGAGAAGGTCAAGAAAACCAAAAAGCTCCTCCAACTAACCGTCGACACCGGCATTGACCAACGTACGGTTGTCAGCGGGATAGCCGAACACTACAGCCCCGAAGAGGTCATCGGGCAGCAGGTCTGCCTCGTGGCCAACTTGGCCCCACGTGAGCTCAAGGGTATTCCCTCACAAGGGATGATTCTGATGGCGGAAGATGCCGAAGGAAAACTGGTGTTCGTAAGTCCGCAGCGCCTTGTCAATAACGGAGCTGGTGTAAAATAA
- a CDS encoding aspartate ammonia-lyase, translated as MLRYESDSLGQLPIPQEAYYGIHTERGRQNFDVSGVSIGHFPQFIACLAMVKKAAALANADIGALAQPIAEAICQAADEVISGKIGADQFPVDVIQGGGCVSTHMNINEVLANRANELITGHKGYDFVHPNNHVNMGQSTNDVVPTALKLTLYSYLQDLSASLRILEGVLLSKTEELKDVVKLARTCLQDAVPITFGQSFSAYVAIVQRGLRQLAEEADACLHVPLGATAVGTGLGSRPGYLEAVYPRLREVTALAIMPEENFFDGLQNGDFFVQVSGTVKAVATGLSKMATDLRILSSGNRTGMMEIVLPPVQAGSSIMPGKINPSYPELMNQIAYQICGNDVAITMAVEGIELELNIWDSILSKCLFESCQLLIRSIPLFAHKCIKGLSVNVDICRHQAENTLALALVISVIYGYEVGVKVAKYAYENDLSIKQAAIDLGVLSPELAEELLDPVMLTDVSRSMEITNRLATLQKQKTKDSIGAIALHTRQQIFEVMLRMAWADGTLAQEELLVMEIAAEALQLQLSHEALAQALAKGIQPLTQLHTLQHTEDAAKVYLFAAWLAHVDDELAESEVALLHEIRAILQLDQAKAEALEQLAHEIKYEEAALIPQWENSPWWEQFEQLLVRVAQMPIKG; from the coding sequence ATGCTACGTTACGAATCAGATTCCCTTGGTCAATTGCCCATTCCACAAGAGGCGTATTATGGTATCCATACAGAGCGAGGCAGGCAAAACTTTGATGTGTCGGGGGTAAGTATTGGGCATTTTCCGCAATTCATTGCTTGTTTGGCAATGGTCAAAAAGGCTGCGGCCTTGGCCAATGCCGATATTGGCGCATTGGCGCAACCGATAGCTGAGGCTATTTGCCAAGCAGCAGATGAGGTCATCAGCGGAAAAATAGGTGCAGACCAGTTTCCGGTAGATGTGATTCAGGGTGGGGGATGTGTGTCCACACATATGAACATCAACGAAGTATTGGCCAATCGTGCCAATGAGCTGATAACAGGACACAAGGGCTATGACTTTGTACACCCCAACAATCATGTCAATATGGGGCAATCTACCAATGATGTAGTACCTACGGCACTCAAGCTGACCTTATATTCCTACTTGCAAGACCTGAGTGCAAGCCTGCGGATACTGGAGGGAGTGTTGTTGAGCAAGACCGAAGAACTGAAAGATGTGGTCAAATTGGCCCGAACTTGCCTTCAAGATGCTGTCCCAATTACCTTTGGCCAAAGCTTCAGCGCGTATGTGGCCATCGTACAGCGTGGCTTGCGGCAGTTGGCCGAAGAGGCTGATGCCTGCCTGCACGTACCGCTGGGAGCCACTGCCGTTGGTACAGGTCTAGGCTCGCGCCCCGGCTACTTGGAAGCCGTATACCCTCGTTTGCGCGAGGTTACAGCCTTGGCGATTATGCCAGAAGAGAATTTTTTTGACGGTCTGCAAAACGGAGATTTCTTTGTACAAGTGTCGGGTACTGTCAAGGCTGTGGCTACGGGTCTTTCCAAAATGGCGACTGATTTGCGGATTCTTTCTAGCGGCAACCGTACAGGGATGATGGAAATTGTATTGCCTCCTGTGCAGGCCGGTTCTTCTATTATGCCGGGCAAGATCAACCCTTCTTATCCCGAACTGATGAATCAGATTGCCTACCAAATCTGTGGCAATGATGTGGCCATTACGATGGCCGTAGAGGGCATAGAGCTGGAGCTAAATATCTGGGACTCTATCTTATCAAAATGTTTGTTTGAGTCTTGTCAGTTATTGATACGCAGTATCCCCTTATTTGCCCATAAATGTATCAAAGGCTTGAGCGTCAATGTAGATATATGCCGCCATCAAGCCGAAAATACCTTGGCGTTGGCCTTGGTTATTTCGGTGATTTATGGATATGAGGTGGGAGTCAAGGTCGCTAAATATGCCTACGAAAACGACTTGTCTATCAAGCAGGCGGCCATCGACCTAGGGGTGCTCAGCCCTGAGCTGGCCGAGGAACTGCTCGACCCGGTGATGCTCACGGATGTGTCGCGCAGTATGGAAATCACCAACCGATTGGCTACCTTACAGAAGCAAAAAACCAAGGACAGCATTGGGGCTATAGCCTTACATACACGTCAGCAGATTTTTGAGGTAATGCTGCGGATGGCTTGGGCTGATGGAACATTGGCACAAGAAGAGCTGCTGGTGATGGAGATTGCCGCCGAGGCGCTCCAGCTCCAGCTCAGCCACGAAGCCCTCGCCCAAGCCTTGGCCAAAGGCATACAACCGCTTACACAGCTTCATACCCTACAACATACAGAGGATGCGGCCAAAGTGTATCTATTTGCGGCTTGGCTTGCCCACGTAGACGATGAGCTTGCTGAGAGTGAGGTAGCGCTTTTACACGAAATCCGCGCCATACTGCAACTCGACCAAGCCAAGGCCGAAGCGTTAGAACAGCTCGCCCACGAAATCAAGTATGAAGAGGCAGCCCTTATCCCCCAATGGGAAAACTCCCCTTGGTGGGAACAATTTGAGCAGCTATTGGTGAGGGTGGCGCAAATGCCCATCAAAGGCTAA
- a CDS encoding tetratricopeptide repeat protein: protein MQKKVLSYTFALVLAFVIPLTSWAQRNRNNDAPSADEIRRIAIEHIKQYYQSLNSLKDDTLALSKEEASTETGSLYSGISYKDRFIANFLDGDDIYLANDLYPYFAKMPEGSDRATQAWIYMNRLNTEYPQGVRFQVDDFKPGEVRLNETSFEKFYHVKIDVTRTLMGTYRDGNKINNTERLDIYVKVSQDYNKVWQKARIFAIDWARGNASEKAKLSKNEEIALAIRAFYSEQYEVAFTILSKYLGAENNKRNDDRAVRTDGMAAFALAWMYWRGQGGAEQSDERTIEFLEYAGKQDNVLALLNLGWIYYFGYGADEDEKKAYDYFQKAGRKGHPEAQYYVGMMSENGQGTRQNERRARRWYRKAAAQNYGLAIEGLARLGEGPEEE, encoded by the coding sequence ATGCAAAAAAAAGTCTTATCCTACACTTTTGCGTTGGTTTTGGCCTTCGTGATTCCACTAACGAGCTGGGCACAGCGCAACCGCAACAATGATGCCCCTAGCGCCGATGAAATTCGGCGAATAGCCATTGAGCATATCAAACAATATTACCAATCACTCAACTCGCTCAAAGACGATACCCTAGCCCTGAGCAAGGAGGAAGCCAGTACAGAAACAGGCTCCCTATATAGTGGGATTAGCTATAAAGACCGCTTTATAGCCAATTTCCTTGATGGAGATGATATTTACCTAGCCAACGACCTCTACCCGTATTTTGCCAAAATGCCCGAAGGCTCCGACCGCGCCACACAGGCCTGGATTTATATGAACCGACTCAATACGGAGTATCCCCAAGGGGTAAGATTCCAAGTAGATGATTTCAAACCCGGTGAAGTGCGCTTGAATGAGACTTCGTTTGAAAAGTTTTATCACGTCAAAATAGATGTTACCCGTACCCTAATGGGAACCTATCGCGATGGTAACAAGATAAACAATACCGAACGCCTCGATATTTATGTAAAAGTAAGCCAAGACTATAACAAAGTTTGGCAAAAAGCCCGCATCTTCGCCATCGACTGGGCGCGAGGCAATGCATCTGAAAAAGCCAAACTGAGCAAGAATGAAGAGATTGCGCTGGCGATAAGGGCTTTTTATTCAGAACAATACGAAGTCGCTTTTACTATCTTGAGCAAATATCTCGGAGCTGAAAACAACAAACGCAATGACGACCGTGCCGTCCGTACAGATGGTATGGCTGCTTTCGCCCTAGCTTGGATGTATTGGAGAGGCCAAGGCGGCGCAGAGCAAAGCGATGAGCGTACCATCGAGTTTTTAGAATATGCCGGCAAACAAGACAATGTGTTGGCATTGCTGAACCTTGGGTGGATTTATTACTTTGGCTATGGCGCTGACGAAGACGAGAAAAAAGCCTATGATTACTTCCAAAAAGCCGGACGCAAAGGCCATCCCGAAGCACAATACTATGTCGGGATGATGTCGGAGAACGGACAAGGAACCCGCCAAAACGAACGCCGCGCACGCCGCTGGTACCGCAAAGCAGCCGCCCAAAATTATGGTCTGGCCATAGAGGGCTTGGCACGCCTAGGCGAGGGCCCCGAAGAAGAATAG
- a CDS encoding M1 family metallopeptidase produces MRFLSLILCLLALGNGQYAAAQANVRWLQRADYTMDVSLDVKTNRFKGTQRIEYYNNSPDTLTKVFYHLYFNAFQPNSMMDVRSRTIADPDPRVRDRIFNLKEDEIGYQKVISLKQDGKAVQHHTEDTILEVALAQPILPGSKVVFEMEFEAQVPIQIRRSGRDNAEGIRYSMAQWYPKIAEYDYEGWHAHPYIGREFHGVWGNYDVKLTLDASYLVAATGYLQNANEIGYDYNAGGKPNPPKKAKTLTWHFKAPEVHDFAWAADPDFVHETVQVPGGPVLHFFFQNDPAYAQTWKESKPYMVKALQWLNKHYGLYPYEQYSFVQGGDGGMEYAMLTLVTGNRKLGSLVGVMVHELIHSWYQMVLATNESLYAWMDEGFNTYVGNLLMQELFSSQGDPHAGTYGAYFSIVKDRMEEPAIQHADHFITNRAYTTASYVKGGMLLHQLSYVIGQENLDKGMLRYYNEWKFKHPNTTDFKRVMEKVSDLELDWYFDYWINTTHTIDYGVKELKEEGNKTQVTLQRVGLMPMPIDLLVTYTDGSQELLYIPLQIMRGEKPHETPEIPRKVLKDWGWVYPEYVLTIERPKNQIRSVVIDPSQRMADINKGNNQYIAQ; encoded by the coding sequence ATGAGATTTTTAAGCCTTATACTCTGCCTTTTGGCCTTGGGCAATGGGCAATATGCCGCCGCTCAAGCCAATGTACGTTGGCTACAGCGGGCAGACTATACGATGGACGTGTCCCTTGATGTAAAAACCAACCGATTTAAGGGTACACAACGCATAGAGTATTACAACAACTCTCCCGACACTTTGACCAAGGTGTTTTACCATCTTTACTTCAATGCCTTTCAGCCCAACAGTATGATGGATGTGCGCTCTCGCACCATTGCTGACCCTGACCCCCGCGTGCGCGACCGTATTTTTAATCTGAAAGAAGATGAAATAGGCTATCAGAAAGTTATCAGCCTCAAACAAGACGGCAAGGCTGTCCAGCATCATACGGAAGATACTATCCTCGAAGTAGCCCTGGCGCAGCCAATCTTGCCGGGGTCAAAAGTGGTTTTTGAGATGGAGTTTGAGGCCCAAGTGCCTATTCAAATCCGCCGCTCAGGCCGCGATAATGCCGAAGGTATCCGCTATTCGATGGCACAATGGTATCCTAAAATAGCCGAATATGATTATGAAGGATGGCACGCCCATCCCTATATCGGGCGTGAGTTTCACGGTGTTTGGGGCAACTATGACGTAAAGCTCACCCTTGACGCAAGCTACCTCGTGGCTGCCACCGGATACCTCCAAAATGCCAACGAAATAGGCTACGACTACAATGCCGGGGGCAAACCCAACCCTCCCAAAAAAGCCAAAACCCTGACTTGGCACTTCAAAGCCCCCGAAGTACACGACTTCGCTTGGGCGGCTGATCCTGATTTTGTACACGAAACAGTACAAGTCCCCGGAGGCCCGGTATTGCATTTCTTCTTCCAAAATGACCCTGCCTACGCCCAAACTTGGAAAGAATCGAAGCCCTATATGGTCAAGGCGCTACAATGGCTCAACAAACACTATGGCCTATACCCTTATGAGCAGTACTCTTTTGTACAAGGTGGCGACGGAGGGATGGAATATGCGATGCTGACCCTCGTAACCGGCAACCGCAAGTTGGGTAGCTTGGTAGGGGTGATGGTTCACGAACTCATCCATAGCTGGTATCAGATGGTGTTGGCTACCAACGAAAGCCTTTATGCTTGGATGGATGAAGGTTTCAATACCTATGTGGGCAATCTCCTGATGCAGGAGCTCTTCAGCAGCCAAGGCGACCCCCACGCCGGTACGTATGGAGCGTATTTCAGTATCGTGAAAGACCGAATGGAAGAGCCGGCCATCCAACACGCCGACCATTTTATCACAAACCGCGCCTATACTACTGCCTCTTATGTGAAAGGGGGGATGCTCTTGCACCAACTCAGCTATGTAATCGGACAAGAAAACCTTGACAAAGGAATGCTGCGCTATTACAACGAGTGGAAGTTCAAACATCCCAACACGACCGACTTCAAGCGGGTGATGGAGAAAGTCTCAGACCTAGAGCTGGATTGGTATTTCGACTACTGGATCAATACCACACATACTATCGACTATGGGGTGAAGGAGCTCAAAGAAGAGGGGAACAAAACCCAAGTAACCCTACAGCGTGTCGGTCTGATGCCGATGCCCATCGACTTGCTCGTAACCTATACCGATGGCTCACAAGAGTTGCTCTATATCCCGCTACAAATCATGCGGGGTGAAAAGCCACACGAAACCCCCGAAATACCCCGAAAAGTCCTTAAAGACTGGGGCTGGGTATATCCCGAATATGTCTTGACCATTGAGCGGCCCAAGAACCAAATCCGCAGCGTGGTCATTGACCCCTCACAACGGATGGCTGATATCAACAAAGGCAACAACCAATACATCGCCCAATAA
- a CDS encoding gamma carbonic anhydrase family protein encodes MPLIKSVRGYTPTWGEDCFIADNATIVGQVTMGSRCSVWFNAVVRGDVSAITIGDNTNIQDGAVIHATYQRNETIIGNNVSIAHNAIVHGCTIEDNVLIGMGAIIMDGVVVKKGSIIGAGAIVLQNTIVEEGSIWAGNPAKFIKQTQNLESEILRIASAYPMYAQWFKEDRE; translated from the coding sequence ATGCCACTTATCAAATCTGTAAGAGGATATACACCCACTTGGGGAGAGGATTGTTTTATCGCCGACAATGCCACCATTGTAGGGCAGGTAACTATGGGCAGCCGCTGTAGTGTCTGGTTCAATGCTGTAGTACGTGGCGATGTCAGTGCTATTACCATCGGGGATAATACCAATATCCAAGACGGCGCGGTGATACACGCCACCTATCAACGAAACGAAACCATCATCGGCAATAACGTCTCCATCGCACACAATGCGATTGTACACGGTTGTACTATCGAAGACAATGTGCTCATCGGAATGGGTGCCATCATTATGGACGGCGTGGTGGTCAAAAAAGGCTCTATCATCGGCGCTGGCGCAATTGTACTCCAAAATACCATAGTCGAAGAAGGGAGCATCTGGGCGGGTAATCCGGCCAAATTTATCAAACAAACTCAAAACCTTGAAAGCGAAATCTTACGAATAGCCTCGGCATATCCAATGTATGCACAGTGGTTTAAGGAAGATAGAGAATGA
- a CDS encoding pentapeptide repeat-containing protein — MRSSLTTLPDAATIYSKVQNTLEASPSDWTALYTTLWELGGAEPLSETATDALIAYLGEQPLVSRAAFTQALALHLPQLLQHSFVYTPAFDEASEAPLSLATQVFYCYWTLLSYANPSPLNWLPTDEDLLNRFAYFLRLGQYYRLRLDHQCFDGAVLQQAHLKGADLQFASFRKAVLIDADLRGANLQDTNFAGANLSGALLNNANTRRTDFRAARLYKADMRHVHLNTAQVAGADLSGANLSQAFLSNMNLSEMDLQMANLNEADLSFTILMRANLSWVTCREAKMQGVVLSDAQLTKADLSGADLYQARLDNTDLFKANLDHADLREVDMRGANLRYASFREAKISDTLRGYAASQEASF, encoded by the coding sequence ATGCGCTCAAGCCTTACCACCCTCCCCGATGCAGCCACGATTTATTCTAAAGTGCAAAACACCTTAGAGGCTTCGCCCTCTGATTGGACAGCACTCTACACAACGCTTTGGGAACTGGGCGGAGCCGAGCCACTTTCGGAAACTGCTACCGACGCACTGATTGCCTATTTAGGAGAGCAACCTCTGGTCTCGCGGGCGGCTTTCACACAAGCGCTGGCCTTGCACTTGCCCCAGTTGCTACAGCATTCTTTTGTCTATACACCGGCCTTTGACGAAGCGTCGGAAGCGCCCCTGTCTTTGGCCACACAGGTATTTTACTGTTATTGGACCTTGCTGTCGTATGCTAACCCCTCCCCGCTAAATTGGCTGCCTACTGACGAGGATTTGTTAAACCGATTTGCGTATTTCTTACGCCTAGGGCAATACTATCGTTTACGCCTCGACCATCAATGCTTTGATGGGGCAGTGCTTCAGCAGGCGCATCTCAAAGGAGCCGATTTACAGTTTGCTTCTTTCCGCAAAGCAGTGCTGATAGATGCAGACCTACGCGGTGCCAACTTACAAGATACCAATTTTGCCGGTGCAAACCTCAGCGGCGCTTTGCTCAACAATGCCAATACCCGGCGTACTGATTTCCGTGCGGCTAGGCTATACAAGGCCGATATGCGCCACGTACACCTCAATACCGCACAGGTGGCCGGAGCAGACTTGAGTGGGGCGAACTTGTCACAGGCTTTTTTGTCAAATATGAACTTGAGCGAAATGGACTTGCAAATGGCCAACCTCAATGAGGCGGATTTGAGCTTTACCATCCTCATGCGTGCTAACCTGAGCTGGGTTACCTGCCGAGAGGCCAAGATGCAAGGCGTGGTCTTGAGTGATGCCCAATTAACCAAGGCCGACCTCAGTGGCGCTGACCTCTACCAAGCACGCCTCGACAATACTGACCTCTTTAAGGCTAATCTTGACCACGCCGACCTGCGCGAGGTCGATATGCGGGGCGCAAACCTACGCTATGCCAGCTTTCGTGAGGCCAAAATTAGCGATACCCTTCGGGGATATGCCGCCTCACAAGAAGCCAGTTTTTAG